CCTCTGTCCAGGCCGCAGGGCTTGGAGTAAGAAGCGGGGAGAGTGTCGTGCTGAGGGAACGAAGTCTTATGGGAGTACTGCTTCCCCTGGTCCGAATAAACCTTCCATCACACAAGCCGGGCTACGGGCTCTATGGAACAGGCAAGTCCATGGACGCCGCATCCGAGTCCGTGCACAGAGCCATGGAGGTTGTGTCAGAGCTGGCAGAGCTGGAGGTAGGCATTGAGCGCCTTATGGCAGAGCTGAAAAAGACGCTTAAGCGTATAAATGCCCTGGCCCATATATATGTCCCGACTTACCTGGCAACAATCAAGGCCATGGAAGAGACCCTTGAGGAGAAAGAGCGGGAAGCGCTTTTTCAGCTTAAACATGTGAGAAAGAAATCCCGGGGAATATGGCCAGGGACAATAAAAGGCTATCGCAACCCGCAACCCGAAAAGGAAACACGCAGACAGTGAAGGAAGATAACAGGTTATTTGCCAGGATATTGATCCCTGTCGATGGCTCAAAATTCAGCCTGAAGGCAGTGAGACTTGCCAGGCGGCTGGCAGAAATCCAGGGTTCCGAGTTACTCTTGCTCCATGTGTTGGATGTAGAAGTGATCGAGCAGTTGTGCAGACTCAGCAACAAGTCCAATGATGAAGTCAGGGCTGACATGGAAGGAAGTGCCAGGGCCTTCCTGGAGGATATGTCCCTGGAGGTAAGCCGGCAGAACATTCCTGTCTCTATGGTCCTCAAGGTGGGAACCCCCCACGAGGTAGTTCTTGATGAGGCAGTCAGATGGGGTGCTGATCTCATTGTTATGGGAAAGCTGGGAAAAAGAGGTGTAAGCAGGATCCTGCTTGGAAGCGTTGCCGAACGCGTGATCGAATTTACCAACCTCCCTGTATTGCTGGCTATTGCCTGAGTCCAGGTAAATATTCAATGAACGTAAATATCCGGTGAACCCGTGGTCCCACGTGACCATCCGCGCCCTGCCGCAGGAGCGGTTTAGCGAATATTTAAATCCAGATTATACATGATTCCGCCTCATGGTCTCGGGGAATCCGGCCTCTTGTAACCTGGTCAGGACTTCATCCCTGCTGAGGTCTTATCAGTCGGCATCCGAGAGCACCTTCCCGGCAACCTCCCTGTCCCTGAAGACAAACCTCTTGTCACGGAGGCCGGAAACCTCGCAGATCTTTGCAGCCATTTGGGCCCTTTCTTGCACTTGGGCCTGATAGAATGCCGGTGTCAGGGGCAACTCCTTTTTTCATTTAGTCATAGGCGTGTGTGCCCAGGACACACTTTACACCGAACTTCTTCTCAACTATCTTTTTAAACTCGTCAAAGTCATGATTCTTGCACATGGGTATGGCCTTGATCATACAGTTACTGAGGTGCACGGCGTCAATCTGGACGTTCTTTTTGACCATCCCTATATTGGATATCGTGGCCCTTCCAGGGCACTTGCAGCGCAGAAAACCGACCAGCACCGGGTTGTCGTATTGGGCAAATTCCCCGTTCTTTTCCGCCACTGCCTTGATACACTTGTATTCACCTGGGCATCCGTAACCCTGATCCATGTATGCACTGCAACCTATAAGTAAAATATTCATTTATTCCCCCCTTTACTCAAGAAAAAATCCTAAACCGGACTCCAAATACCAAAAACAAATGCCCCTGACACGGCACGGCTCGGAGACTTGAATTTCATTATACCTGTCTGATTAAAAACATTCCAGTCTTATGCTCATTTTACTTTGAAAATCCCCTCATCTCAGTCACCCCAAGAAACACCCCTGCCGTAAATGGCTACATAGATCATAGGCGTTTTCCGGAAAGGTAGTTGACAGGCAGGGAAGAACCTATACTATTTTCCGGGCATAAAACTCCAAAATGAGCTTGTAATATGGAGACAATAAGGCGGCAGAGAGTTTTTTTTAGTTGCACTACGAGAAAACGGGAAATCAAAGCTTGTGAAGGAGAACTCCAGAGATTAATAGTGAACAGAAAGGCGATTCCTGTCAGCTCCATACCTGCAGGATTTAACCAGCCCGCATGCCAAGACGCCATATTACAAATCTTTTAGATCGATTGGTTCCCAGCGGAGAGCTGGTCCTGATGGTAATGGCTGCCGTGGTTGGGGCCGGGACCGGGCTCGCTGCCGTATTCTTTATCCGGCTTATAGCCCTCATAGAGCACTTTTCTTACACTGAGGCCATGGTTCTTTGTCCTTCTCTGGGACGTCTGTGGCTCATCGTCATCCCTGTATTGGGTGCACTTATCGGCGGTCCGATCATTGCCTACTTTGCCACGGAGGCCAAAGGGCACGGCGTGCCCGAAGTGATGAAGGCCCTGATATTGCGAGGCGGCCGTATACGGCCGAGGGTTGCCATAGCAAAGATTTTCGCCTCGGCCCTCTGTATCGGCTCGGGCGGTTCGGCCGGCAGGGAAGGCCCTATTGTCCAGGTAGGTTCTGCCCTGGGGTCCACTGTAGGACAGTGGCTGCATCTCTCGGACGAACGCATCAAGAACCTGGTGGCCTGTGGAGCGGCTGCAGGCATTGCGGCTACATTCAACGCGCCTATTGCAGGGGTGGCATTTTCCTCAGAATTGTTGATGAGCGAACACCAGGTGGCCATGCTTGGTAATGTAGTAATTGCGTCCGTATCATCCAGCATTATCAGCCGGATTTTTCTCGGTGCCAATCCGGCCTTTGAGGTGCCCAGCTATGTCATGCACTCGCCGTGGGAGATCCTGTTATATGCTGTGCTGGGCCTTCTCGCCGCGTTTGTCGGTATCATGTTCATCAGGATGCTCGACGCCTTTGAGGAACTGTTTGATCACTGGAAATTTCCCCAGGCCTTAAAGCCGGCTGTAGGGGCATTGCTTCTGGGTATTCTGGCCTTTTCCTATCCTTATCTGTCCGGTGTCATGCATGTTTCTGCTCAAGAATTCCGGCTTGGGCTGCCCTTGATTGAAAACCTGCCTCACGTTTACGGTTCAGGATTTCCGTTCATGAAAGATGCCCTGCAGGGCAAGGCAACATTATGGCTTTTCGTTGTATTGATTTTCCTTAAGCCCCTGGCAACCTCATTCACTTTGGGCTCCGGCAACTCAGGCGGTATCTTTGCACCATCCCTGTTCACTGGAGCTGTTCTTGGCGGGGCCTATGGATATGTTGCCGGTATGCTCTTTCCGAATATAGCCGTAGAGGTCGGGGCCTATGCACTTGTAGGAATGGCCGCGGTCTTTGCCGCAGCAGCAAGGGCCCCGCTCACCTCCATACTCATAGTCTTTGAAATGAGCGGGGACTATCACCTGATCCTGCCCCTTATGACCGCGAGTATAATTGGATCAAGCCTCACGCAATGGCTGCATCCTGATTCCATCTATACCTTAAAGCTGACCAAGAGAGGAATTCGTTTCGACCAGGGAAGAGACCTTGATGTCATGCAAGGGGTCATGGTTGAAGAAGTCATGAATCAGGCACCCATCACTGTCCACAAGGACCAGTCCCTGGCAGAGCTCTTTGCCATCTTTCAGGAGACCCATCTTTATGGTTTTCCTGTCATGGAAAATGACGAAGACCTCTATGGCATAGTCACCCTGCAGGATATGGAAAGGGCGCTTGAGCGGGAGGGCGTCATGATACGGGACCTCAAGGTGCGTGACGTGGCCACGCCTGATCCTGTTACGGTCTTTCCGGATGAACCCATCTGGTCCGCCATACGAAAGATGGGGCCAAGGCATCTTGCGAGGCTTCCCGTGGTCTCGCGTCACGCTGAAAAAAAATTGCTTGGGCTTATCAGCCGAAGCGATATCCTGCGGGCCTATGATGTGGGCCTGTTGAAGAAGCAACAGGCCCAATACGCCCGGGAACGTATGACGCTTCGTAAAGTCTCAGGAATTGAATTCATCGAGGTCCTGGTAAAACCCGGTTGTCCCTGTGCGGGTAAGAAGCTGGCCGAGATCAATTTGCCACAGAGTGCTACCGTGATTTCCATTGAGCGTGGCGGCAATGTGCTTATTCCTGGTGGAAGCACTGAAATTCTGCCTGAGGACCGGCTCACAATCTTCTGTCAGACAGATCTGGTTCAGGAGGTACGCATGAAATTCTCGAATGATATCTTGTGATGTTCGGCAAGGATTATCCCGTTATTATGTCAGGTTCCGTGAGTGACCCCTGAATGTCTGCCGGGTCTGGGTCGATGCCGAGGTTGACAAAGCCAAACAGGTTCATCATAATGATCTGGAAATTTTGCCGAGATAGCTCAGTCGGTAGAGCAGTGGACTGAAAATCCACGTGTCGATGGTTCGATTCCGTCTCTCGGCACCACCGGAAATTAAAGGGTTAACTCAAATCGGGTTAACCCTTTACATTTCCGGGCAAAAACTTCTCCACTTGCCAGTTGGAGCCTTGCTTGGGGAATCAATCAACTTTTTAAGCCTTTCCAGGAAAGAAGACCTTGGTATTTCCTTTGCACCAAATCTCAAGAGGTGCCAAGTAGTGACCTGGCAATCAATCATGGCAAAATCCCATTCAGATAGTTGGCGTACAAGGGTCACAAATGCTACTTTTGAGGCATCTGAGATCCTGGTAAACATTGATTCGCCAAAAAATACCCTGCCCATCACTATCCTGTAAAGTCCGCCAACGAGTCGATCTCCTTGCCAGGTCTCTATGGAATGGGCCTTTTCCAGACAGTGAAGTTCAGTGTATGCCTCGATCATTTCCGGTGTAAGCCAGGTCCCCTCGCCTTTTTTCGTTCTGGTCTCCGAGCAAGCCCTTATTACTTCCTTAAAGGCGCGATCAAAAGTGACTTGAAGGCGTTTCTGGCGGATGATCCGTTCAAGGCGTCTGGGTACATGGAGGTTCGGGAGCTCTAAAATCAACCTCGGATCCGGGGACCACCAAAATATAGGTTCCCCGGGGCTATACCAGGGGAATATCCCCTGGCGGTATGCGATAATCAGCCTCCGGGTACTCAGGTCTCCGCCGATAGCCAAGAGCCCGTCTCCTCTGGCAAGTTCGGCAGGCGGAAAGACCAGGTCCCCGGTTAATAGGAATACAGGCATAACTCGAGCGGCTCCCCGGATAATATAAAAAGCCCGGGGATATCTGTACATAATCTATTATCCCAAATTATGCAGCAGCCAATTTTACCAAATCTGTTTTGTTGTCAGGCACTTGAAGTACAAAAGTACGTCTGCGTGCCTTCCGCCTCGCATCTTTGGCAAACTTGGCTGCTGCATAATTTGGGATTATGACTATTGAGTTAATTGGATGATTACCCAATAATCCGTTACAATCAGCATATGATGCGGAGCTAACTCAATAGTCATATAATCTATACCATGCCTGAGCCCGTATTTTCAATAACAGCATGACATCACGGAGAAAAAATTTATTAAGGCAAATTATTGAATATTTCAGTACAGTACTCTGGTTGACACAACCTTTTGCCAGAATTAGTTTCTTCTGGCATGTAAATATTCGGTGAACCCGTTATATCCTGCCTTGAAGCGGTTACCTTTTTCCGGGTTTCAAAGCTCACTCATCGCAGACCGGAGAGGCAGTGCAATTTGGCCCGCGATCGAAACCCTGCAAAAGGCAAACCGCTCCTGCGGCAGGGCACGGATGGCAACCGTTCACGGGAAGGGGATATTTCTTTGAACAGTTTAACGGAAGCCCCCGTAGTTTTCTCGGCTTTTGCTGTGGGGGAAACCCCGGCTCCTGAGCGCAGCGAAGGAGAACGGGGAGGGGGCAGGACATCCCCCATGTCAAAAGCCTTAAGAAAACAAGGGGCTGAAGTGTTAAGTGAAAAGAAATATCCCCTGCCAGTGAACGGTCTGCACAGTGGACCAAGGGTTCACCGGATATTTACTCTGGCATTATAAAGTATCAAGTACTAACGAGGCTTGCGAGAAAAGTCACACTTATGAATACAAAGCAAATTGACCTGTCTGAACGAAAAAACGAGATATTAAAGACAATCGTTCACGCTTATATAAATGGTGCAAAACCGGTGGGATCCAAAACCGTTGCCGATAAGGCCGGGCTTGGATTGAGTCCTGCTACCATCCGTAATGCCATGGCCGACCTTGAAGATATCGGCCTGCTATTCCAGCCCCATTCGTCAGCAGGACGTCTTCCAACCGAGAGAGGTCTGCGTTATTATGTGGACTTCCTCTTGGAGAAGGAGGATTTGTCTTGGGGTGATCAGGTAGCCATAGAAAAGGGTTTGATGTTCAGATCTGCTGATTTGGCGGCAACCCTCAAGCGTGCTGTTCAACTATTGGCATCTTTTTCAGGGCACGTGGCAGTATTGAGTGCTCCCCGGCTTACATGCGATTACCTGATACACCTCGAATTCTTACGAATCCGGCCGGGCGTGATACTGGTCATCAGTGTATCTGACACCGGCATGGTGCAAAATCGACTTGTCCAGACCGATTATGACATCCAGGAAGAGACGCTGGAGCAAATTTCTCAGTATCTCAGCAAAAGGCTTGTCCATATGTGCCTGGAAGAACTTAGGTCTGTGATTATAGAAGAATTAAAAGAAGAAAGGAGGGTCTTCAGCCTCCTCTTGGAAGATCTTCTTGATCAGATGAAGGGGACAGCCGGGCAGGGAGAGGTCTTTATCGACGGCAGACTTAATCTCCTTGATAAACCGGAGTTTTCGAACGTCTCCCGCATCAGGGCGATTCTTCAGACACTTGAAGAGAAGAAGGCCCTTTTGACCCTTTTGGACAAATGTTTGGACTCAAGAGGAGTACAAATATTTATAGGGTCTGAAGGGCTTGGAAATGAGATGCCGGGCTGCGGCCTGGTGTTGGCTCCCTATGCTGGCAGTAGCAGTGGTAATCCTCTGGGGAGCCTGGGTGTTGTTGGCCCGATTCGTATGAACTATGCCCGTGTAGTGTCCCTGGTTGAATATACCGCCCAGGTCTTGGGCGAAAAGTTTAAGGAGTCTTGATCATGGACAACAAGGACATGGAAAAAAGGCATAAAACTGAGGAGGAAGAAATCGAGAGCGCAGGCCGCGATGAACGTGACCTGGCCCAAGAATTGGCGGACAGAGAGGCAGAACTTGATCAATGTCAGGAAAAGGTGCTGCGCCTGGCCGCTGATCTGGAAAATTTCAAGAAGAGGATGGAGCGGGAAAAATCGGAGTACATGAAGTATGCATTGGAATCCTTTGCCAAAGAACTGCTGCCTTTTCTTGACAACCTGGAACGGGCCGTGGCCTCAGCCAGGGATTCACGGGACATCGACAAGCTGATCGAGGGGCTTGAGCTTACCTTGTCAGGCTATCTAAAGACCCTGGAACGTTTCGGCCTCAAGGTCTTTACCGCAGAAGGACATAAGTTTGATCCAAATATGCATGAGGCCCTTACCGTGCAAGAGCATGAGGGAGTGGAAGAAAACACGGTAATAAAGGAACTCTTAAAAGGCTATACGCTTCATGAAAGGATTTTGAGGCCTGCCCTTGTGGTAGTATCAAAAAATCCAAGAGAAGGAAGTGGACAAGAAGAAACTAGTGCTTAGTTTTAGGAAAAATTGAAGTTTTTTACAGGGAGGTTTTCAATATGGGAAAAGTAATAGGCATAGACTTAGGGACCACCAACTCCTGTGTAGCCATTATGGAGGGAGGTGATCCCAAGGTCCTGAATAATGCCGAGGGTGGTCGCACCACACCTTCGGTAGTAGCCTTTACAGATAAAGGTGAACGGTTGGTGGGAATGCTGGCCAAGAGACAGGCGGTTACCAATGCGGAAAATACGGTCTTTGCGGTCAAGAGGCTTATCGGCAGAAAATTCAGTGATGCGGAAGTCCAGAAGACCAGAGATATAGCCCCTTTTAAGATCGTCCAGAGTTCAAGCGGGGATGCGTATATAGAAATAGGGGGCAAGCAGTACAGCCCTGCTGAGATTTCAGCCATGGTCCTTGGCAAGATGAAGCAGACCGCTGAAGATTATCTTGGCGAGAAAGTAACCGATGCAGTAATTACCGTGCCGGCCTACTTCAACGACAGCCAGCGGCAGTCCACCAAAGATGCAGGCAGGATTGCAGGATTAAATGTCCTGCGCATCATCAACGAACCTACTGCAGCAGCCCTGGCCTATGGCCTGGATAAGAAATCGGAAGAGAAGATCGCGGTATTCGACTTGGGTGGGGGCACTTTTGACATCTCAATACTGGAGATCGGGGAAGGTGTATTCGAGGTAAAATCCACTAACGGAGACACGTTTCTTGGAGGCGAGGACTTTGACCTCCGTATTGTCGATTGGCTGGCAGATGAATTCAAGAAGGAGCATGGCCTGGATCTCAGGCAGGACCGGATGGCCCTTCAGCGCCTGAAAGAAGCGGCTGAAAAGGCCAAATGCGAGCTTTCAAGCACCCTCGAAACCGAGATTAACCTGCCTTTCATTACTGCTGACGCCAGCGGTCCGAAACACCTGGTCATGAAACTCAGCAGGGCCAAGTTTGAAGCCATGGTAGAAGATCTGGTCGACCGCGTTGAGGGCCCGTGTCAGACGGCCCTCAAAGACGCAGGCCTCACCCCTGCAGATATAAACGAAGTCATACTGGTCGGCGGCATGACCCGTATGCCCAAGGTCCAGGAAAAGGTCACAAAGATATTTGCCAAAGAGCCTAATAAAGGTGTGAATCCGGATGAAGTCGTGGCAATAGGGGCGGCTATACAGGGAGCGGTTTTAAAAGGCGAGGTCAAGGACGTGTTGCTCCTGGATGTCACCCCCTTGTCCCTTGGCATTGAGACCCTGGGACAGGTCATGACCAAGCTGATTGAGAAAAATACCACCATTCCGACCCGGAAGAGCCAGATCTTTACCACCGCCGCTGATAACCAGAATGCTGTAACTATTCACGTGCTTCAGGGCGAGCGTGAGATGGTATATGGTAACAAGACCATCGGACGGTTCGAGCTGGTTGGAATCCCGCCGGCCCCCCGTGGAGTGCCCCAGATAGAGGTCACTTTTGATATAGATGCTAATGGTATCCTGAATGTGTCGGCAAAGGATATGGCAACCGGCAAGGAGCAGTCAATCAGGATCCAGGCCTCCAGCGGTCTCAGCGAGGAGGAGATTCAGAAGATGATGAAGGACGCGGAACTCCACGCTGAGGAAGATAAGAAGCAAAGAGAAACGGCGGAGGTCCGGAATCAGGCCGACACCTTGATTTACAGT
This genomic stretch from Deltaproteobacteria bacterium harbors:
- the grpE gene encoding nucleotide exchange factor GrpE produces the protein MDNKDMEKRHKTEEEEIESAGRDERDLAQELADREAELDQCQEKVLRLAADLENFKKRMEREKSEYMKYALESFAKELLPFLDNLERAVASARDSRDIDKLIEGLELTLSGYLKTLERFGLKVFTAEGHKFDPNMHEALTVQEHEGVEENTVIKELLKGYTLHERILRPALVVVSKNPREGSGQEETSA
- a CDS encoding molecular chaperone DnaK, producing the protein MGKVIGIDLGTTNSCVAIMEGGDPKVLNNAEGGRTTPSVVAFTDKGERLVGMLAKRQAVTNAENTVFAVKRLIGRKFSDAEVQKTRDIAPFKIVQSSSGDAYIEIGGKQYSPAEISAMVLGKMKQTAEDYLGEKVTDAVITVPAYFNDSQRQSTKDAGRIAGLNVLRIINEPTAAALAYGLDKKSEEKIAVFDLGGGTFDISILEIGEGVFEVKSTNGDTFLGGEDFDLRIVDWLADEFKKEHGLDLRQDRMALQRLKEAAEKAKCELSSTLETEINLPFITADASGPKHLVMKLSRAKFEAMVEDLVDRVEGPCQTALKDAGLTPADINEVILVGGMTRMPKVQEKVTKIFAKEPNKGVNPDEVVAIGAAIQGAVLKGEVKDVLLLDVTPLSLGIETLGQVMTKLIEKNTTIPTRKSQIFTTAADNQNAVTIHVLQGEREMVYGNKTIGRFELVGIPPAPRGVPQIEVTFDIDANGILNVSAKDMATGKEQSIRIQASSGLSEEEIQKMMKDAELHAEEDKKQRETAEVRNQADTLIYSTEKSLQELGDKVDSATKDQINDKIKDLRKAMEGSDVQAIKKAQDELMQASHKLAEMMYQQAASGAQAGGGAEDTSGKGEGGGGKGGGDEDVVDADFEEVK
- a CDS encoding CGGC domain-containing protein, which produces MNILLIGCSAYMDQGYGCPGEYKCIKAVAEKNGEFAQYDNPVLVGFLRCKCPGRATISNIGMVKKNVQIDAVHLSNCMIKAIPMCKNHDFDEFKKIVEKKFGVKCVLGTHAYD
- a CDS encoding leucyl/phenylalanyl-tRNA--protein transferase — translated: MPVFLLTGDLVFPPAELARGDGLLAIGGDLSTRRLIIAYRQGIFPWYSPGEPIFWWSPDPRLILELPNLHVPRRLERIIRQKRLQVTFDRAFKEVIRACSETRTKKGEGTWLTPEMIEAYTELHCLEKAHSIETWQGDRLVGGLYRIVMGRVFFGESMFTRISDASKVAFVTLVRQLSEWDFAMIDCQVTTWHLLRFGAKEIPRSSFLERLKKLIDSPSKAPTGKWRSFCPEM
- a CDS encoding chloride channel protein, whose product is MPRRHITNLLDRLVPSGELVLMVMAAVVGAGTGLAAVFFIRLIALIEHFSYTEAMVLCPSLGRLWLIVIPVLGALIGGPIIAYFATEAKGHGVPEVMKALILRGGRIRPRVAIAKIFASALCIGSGGSAGREGPIVQVGSALGSTVGQWLHLSDERIKNLVACGAAAGIAATFNAPIAGVAFSSELLMSEHQVAMLGNVVIASVSSSIISRIFLGANPAFEVPSYVMHSPWEILLYAVLGLLAAFVGIMFIRMLDAFEELFDHWKFPQALKPAVGALLLGILAFSYPYLSGVMHVSAQEFRLGLPLIENLPHVYGSGFPFMKDALQGKATLWLFVVLIFLKPLATSFTLGSGNSGGIFAPSLFTGAVLGGAYGYVAGMLFPNIAVEVGAYALVGMAAVFAAAARAPLTSILIVFEMSGDYHLILPLMTASIIGSSLTQWLHPDSIYTLKLTKRGIRFDQGRDLDVMQGVMVEEVMNQAPITVHKDQSLAELFAIFQETHLYGFPVMENDEDLYGIVTLQDMERALEREGVMIRDLKVRDVATPDPVTVFPDEPIWSAIRKMGPRHLARLPVVSRHAEKKLLGLISRSDILRAYDVGLLKKQQAQYARERMTLRKVSGIEFIEVLVKPGCPCAGKKLAEINLPQSATVISIERGGNVLIPGGSTEILPEDRLTIFCQTDLVQEVRMKFSNDIL
- the hrcA gene encoding heat-inducible transcription repressor HrcA — encoded protein: MNTKQIDLSERKNEILKTIVHAYINGAKPVGSKTVADKAGLGLSPATIRNAMADLEDIGLLFQPHSSAGRLPTERGLRYYVDFLLEKEDLSWGDQVAIEKGLMFRSADLAATLKRAVQLLASFSGHVAVLSAPRLTCDYLIHLEFLRIRPGVILVISVSDTGMVQNRLVQTDYDIQEETLEQISQYLSKRLVHMCLEELRSVIIEELKEERRVFSLLLEDLLDQMKGTAGQGEVFIDGRLNLLDKPEFSNVSRIRAILQTLEEKKALLTLLDKCLDSRGVQIFIGSEGLGNEMPGCGLVLAPYAGSSSGNPLGSLGVVGPIRMNYARVVSLVEYTAQVLGEKFKES